The genomic stretch AGAAGCAAAAATTACTTCGATACATCTTTGGGAACAATATTTTGTTTATGCAGTAGCATTAGGAGTATCTGATAAAGTAGTAAAAGCATATAAAAAAGCATTGGATATGGGAATTATAACAGAAGCTGATGGAATGGGTAATTTAGCTTATTCGCCAATATTTAATAGTAATTTTAGTCGTTCATTTAGTAACTTAAATGGAATGGTTAGTAAAACTAATTCAAGAGCAAATTCAACAATCGCTTCAACTAGAAGGTCTAGTTCATCTGGTGGAGGTGGAGGATTTAGCTCTGGCTCATCTGGTGGTGGAGGCTCTCGTGGTGGAGGCGGAGGCTTCTAAAACTTTTATAAGCTATTAATATTCAAGAAAATATAGTATAATAGATATAGTATTCCATAAAAAATTAGGAGGAAAAATGATAGCATTAGGAGTAATAATCGGAATAATTGTTATTTTAGCTTTTGTAGCTATTAGCTATAAAAACAAGTTTGTAGTGTTAGATAACAGAGTTAAAAATTCTTGGAGTCAAATTGATGTACAAATGCAAAATAGATTTAGCCTTGTGCCAAACTTAGTAGAAACTGTAAAAGGTTATGCTAAACATGAAAAAGAAACTTTTGAAGGAATTGCAAATGCAAAAACTAGATACATGTCTGCAACTTCACCAGAAGAAAAAATGGAAGCTAATAACCAACTAAGTGGTTTTTTAGGTAGACTTTTTGCAATATCAGAAGCATATCCAGAATTAAAAGCAAATACAAGTTTTGAAAATTTACAAGCCCAACTTGTAGAAGTTGAAAATAAAATAAGATTTGCTAGACAATTCTATAATGATACTGTAACAGAATATAATCAAACTATACAAATGTTTCCAGGTAGTTTGTTTGCTGGATTCTTTAACTATCATAATGCAGAGTTGTTTAAAGCAAATGAGATGGCAAGAGAAGAAGTACAAGTTAAATTTTAATTAATAATGGAGGTTTTATGAAAAAAAATTTTTTAATGTCAGTAGTGGTAGCTGCCCTTGTAGTTTTTGGTGTAAAAACTTATTATGACAAGAGAACTACTAATAACACAGAAGTTTCAGTAGAAAAAGAAAATAATGGTTCAAATGAAGCAGGAACAAAAGAAGTTTCAGATGAAATGTTAGTACCTGGATATGCTTTAGGAGAAATCCCAGCTATTACAATACCTGAAGTACCTGATCTTTCTGTAAAAGAAAATCCAAATGCAAAAATTACTTTGGATATGACTAAAAAAATATCAGCTGTTCCTGGTATATCTGTTACACCTGTAAGAGTTGAAAATAGTAATATAGTTGGTGGAGACTATACTATGCAAATAGGACAAAATGGTGATGGACAATTTATTGATAAAAATAAAACTGTTCAAACTGATGGAAATGGTGCAGGACAATATATTGATGAAAATGTAACAATTCAAAGAAATGAAGATGGTTCAGGACAATATATTAATAAAGTAACTGGTGTTACACTTCAAGTTGATCCTGATGGTTCAGGGCAATTTATTGATAGTATCAATAAATTTACATACCAAATTGAGGCCGATGGAACTGGACAATACATTGATGAAAAGAATAATATAAAGATTGTTATAGATGAAAAAGGATCTACTTACACAAATAACAATATTACAATAGAAAATAATGTTGATGGTAGTGGAACTTATAATGATACAGATAAAGATCTTTTAATAGAAAATGATGGTAAAGGGAAAGCTGTTATAACACTAAAAGGAAAAACTACTGAAGTAGAAGCAAAACCTTTTGAAAGAATTGAAAAATTCCCTAAATTAAAAATGGTTCCACCTATTCCTAGTATAGAAGCAAATAGTCTTTTAATAACTTTAGATTCAGGTATACTTTTTGATGTTGATAAATATGATCTTCGTCCAGAAGCAGAAAGAGCTCTTGCAAGTCTTGCTGTTGTATTAAAAGAAGCAGATGTAAAAGCATTCCAAATAGATGGACATACTGACTCTGATGCAAGTGATGAACATAACCAAGTTCTATCAGAAAATCGTGCTAATGCTGTTAAGAATTTCTTAGCTGCACAAGGTTTAACATCTGAAATTTCAATAAATGGTTATGGAGAAAGTAGACCAATAGCTACAAATGATACTCCAGAAGGAAAACAAAAAAATCGTCGTGTTGAAATAATAATTCCTACAATCTAATGTAAATAAAATAACCTTTAACTAAAACTTAGTTAAAGGTTATTTTTTATTATTTTTGTATAGGATTAAAAACACTTTCAATATATTGTTTCAATTCTTCTTTTGAAACAGCTCCTTGAACATAAACTTTTAAAAATCCATTTTTATCAATAATATAAGTTGAAGGATATTCAATTACTTCATACTCAGCATAAGTTTTACCTGTTTCATCAAGTAAACTTGGGAAAATATATCCATTATCTTTTATGTATTTTAATAATGCTGCTTTATCAATTCTATCTTTATTATTTGGATATTTCTTAGATATAGGTGTTGCAACTCCTAATATTATTAAATCTTTTTTATTTTCTCCATATTCTTTGTATAATTCTACAACTTTTGGCATTTCAGCCTTACAATCACTACACCAGCTTACCCAAAAATTAATCATAATAACTTTACCTTTATAATCTTGTAGATTATGTTTTTTTCCATATTGATCAACAAGTTCAATATTTGGTTAAGTAACATTACCATCCTTATCCATGTTATTTAATGGCACTGCAAAACTTGTTAAAGATAAAATAAATAATAATAAAATTAAAATTTTCTTTTTCATTTTATTCCCCCTATTAATATTAGTTTCAATTTATTTTCTCACTTTTAAGATTTTTTGTCAATTTTATTCTAAATATAAAATTTTACTAAATCTTAACTTTTTTAGTATACAATAAAAAAAACATCTGTTATAATAAGATGGGTTTTATCTAAAAAAATTATTAGAAAGGGGAGTTAGATAAATGCAAATTGTAACTGATAAGAACAAAGTAGCTTTATACTACAAAGATTCAGCTATTACTTATAAAGAATTTATCTTAAACACAAAAAAAATAAAAGAATTTACAAAAATTAAACAATTTACAAACAATATGATATATATGGAAAACAGACCAGAGTTATTATATAGTTTTTTTGCTATTTGGGATAGTAGAGCAACTTGTGTTTGTATAGATGCTTCAAGTACTGCTCAAGAAATGACATACTATATTGATAATTCAGATGTTGCTAAAATATTTACTTCTAATATGCAAGTTGAAAAAGTAAAAGAGGCCTTAAGTATTTTAAATAAACAAATTGAAATTGTTATTGTAGATGAGATAAAGTTAGATGAAATAAAAATTGATGAAAATTCATCAGAAAATTTAGTGATTAATTCTCCTGAAAAAGAAGATACTGCTTTAATACTATATACTTCTGGAACAACTGGAAAACCAAAGGGAGTTATGTTAACACTTGATAATATTTTAGCAAATGTTGATTCACTTGATGTCTATAAGATGTATGAGGAAACAGACATAACTATTGCACTATTACCATTACATCATATACTACCTCTTTTAGGAACTGGGGTTATGCCTCTTTTATATTCTGCTACAATAGTATTTCTTGAAGATATTTCTTCTGTTGCACTTATAGATGCAATGAAAAAATACAAGGTTACTATGTTAATAGGTGTTCCTAAACTTTGGGAAGTAATGCATAAAAAAATTATGGATACTATAAATTCAAAGGGAATAACAAGATTCATTTTTAAATTAGCAAAAAAAATTAATTCTTTGACTTTTAGTAAAATAATCTTTAAAAAAGTAAGTGAAGGTTTTGGAGGACATATTAAATTTTTTGTATCAGGAGGTTCTAAATTAAATCCACAAATTACAAAGGATTTTCATACTCTTGGAATAAAAATTTGTGAAGGTTATGGAATGACCGAGACTTCTCCAATAATTTCATATACTCCAAGAAATGATATAGTTCCTGATTCAGCAGGTAGAGTTATCAAAGATGTTGAGGTTAGAATTGCTGATGATAATGAAATACTAGTTAAGGGTAGAAATGTAATGAAAGGTTACTATAAAAACCCTGAGGCAACTGCTGAGATAATAGATAAAGATGGTTGGTTACATACAGGAGATTTAGGAAAATTAGAAAATGGTTATCTATATGTAACAGGTAGAAAAAAGGAAATGATAGTTTTATCTAATGGTAAAAATATAAATCCTATTGAAATTGAAACAAAAATTTCTTCTATGACTAATTTAATATCTGAGATAGTTGTAACAGAATATAATTCTATTTTAACAGCAGTTAT from Fusobacterium hwasookii encodes the following:
- a CDS encoding LemA family protein, which translates into the protein MIALGVIIGIIVILAFVAISYKNKFVVLDNRVKNSWSQIDVQMQNRFSLVPNLVETVKGYAKHEKETFEGIANAKTRYMSATSPEEKMEANNQLSGFLGRLFAISEAYPELKANTSFENLQAQLVEVENKIRFARQFYNDTVTEYNQTIQMFPGSLFAGFFNYHNAELFKANEMAREEVQVKF
- a CDS encoding OmpA family protein, whose product is MKKNFLMSVVVAALVVFGVKTYYDKRTTNNTEVSVEKENNGSNEAGTKEVSDEMLVPGYALGEIPAITIPEVPDLSVKENPNAKITLDMTKKISAVPGISVTPVRVENSNIVGGDYTMQIGQNGDGQFIDKNKTVQTDGNGAGQYIDENVTIQRNEDGSGQYINKVTGVTLQVDPDGSGQFIDSINKFTYQIEADGTGQYIDEKNNIKIVIDEKGSTYTNNNITIENNVDGSGTYNDTDKDLLIENDGKGKAVITLKGKTTEVEAKPFERIEKFPKLKMVPPIPSIEANSLLITLDSGILFDVDKYDLRPEAERALASLAVVLKEADVKAFQIDGHTDSDASDEHNQVLSENRANAVKNFLAAQGLTSEISINGYGESRPIATNDTPEGKQKNRRVEIIIPTI
- a CDS encoding TlpA disulfide reductase family protein, coding for MELVDQYGKKHNLQDYKGKVIMINFWVSWCSDCKAEMPKVVELYKEYGENKKDLIILGVATPISKKYPNNKDRIDKAALLKYIKDNGYIFPSLLDETGKTYAEYEVIEYPSTYIIDKNGFLKVYVQGAVSKEELKQYIESVFNPIQK
- a CDS encoding AMP-binding protein; protein product: MQIVTDKNKVALYYKDSAITYKEFILNTKKIKEFTKIKQFTNNMIYMENRPELLYSFFAIWDSRATCVCIDASSTAQEMTYYIDNSDVAKIFTSNMQVEKVKEALSILNKQIEIVIVDEIKLDEIKIDENSSENLVINSPEKEDTALILYTSGTTGKPKGVMLTLDNILANVDSLDVYKMYEETDITIALLPLHHILPLLGTGVMPLLYSATIVFLEDISSVALIDAMKKYKVTMLIGVPKLWEVMHKKIMDTINSKGITRFIFKLAKKINSLTFSKIIFKKVSEGFGGHIKFFVSGGSKLNPQITKDFHTLGIKICEGYGMTETSPIISYTPRNDIVPDSAGRVIKDVEVRIADDNEILVKGRNVMKGYYKNPEATAEIIDKDGWLHTGDLGKLENGYLYVTGRKKEMIVLSNGKNINPIEIETKISSMTNLISEIVVTEYNSILTAVIHPDLEKVKEEKIDNIYENLKWQVVDKYNQKTSDYKKILDVKIVNEDFPKTKIGKIKRFMIADMLDGKIEKQERKPEPDFEEYNKIKKYLVGIKEKEVYFDSHIEIDLGMDSLDMVEFQHFLDLNYGIKEENLISKHSTLLELANYIRDNRNQEKIGNLDWKEIINKDTKADLPTSSFVAVIFKFLSFILFKTFFRVKVKGKEKIETERPTIFVANHQSFLDGFLFNYSVPLKVMKKTYFLATVVHFKSSIMKFMANSSNVVLVDMNKDIAEVMQILAKLLKENKNVAIYPEGLRTRDGKMNKFKKSFAILAKELNVDVQPYVIDGAYDLFPTGKKFPRPGKITVEFLDKIKVEKLTYDEIVNEAYSAIKNKVEPNKEN